A single region of the Syngnathus acus chromosome 6, fSynAcu1.2, whole genome shotgun sequence genome encodes:
- the tspan3a gene encoding tetraspanin-3, translating to MGQCSITSSKTVLVFLNLIFWAAAGILCYAGAYVFITYDDYDHFFEDVYTLVPAVVIIAAGALLFIIGLIGCCATVRESHCGLMSFVIILLLVFMTEVAVVVLGYIYRAKVEDDVNGSIHEVYNEYNGTNSNAQSRAIDYVQRQLQCCGIRNYSDWQYTRWYEASKNNSVPISCCNGKVGGLCTGSLTRPEELYQEGCEVLVVKKLKEIMMYVIWTALTFAGIQVLGMLSACVVLCRRRSDPAYQLLMTGGTYA from the exons ATGGGCCAGTGTAGTATCACCTCTTCAAAGACCGTGTTGGTCTTTCTGAACCTCATATTTTGG GCTGCCGCTGGCATCCTCTGCTACGCGGGCGCGTACGTGTTCATCACGTACGATGACTATGACCATTTTTTCGAAGACGTCTACACGCTGGTCCCGGCAGTCGTCATCATCGCGGCAGGAGcgctcctcttcatcatcgGCCTCATCGGTTGCTGCGCCACCGTGAGAGAGAGCCACTGTGGACTCATGTCG TTTGTCATCATCCTGCTGCTGGTTTTCATGACTGAAGTAGCTGTTGTGGTTCTTGGATATATTTACAGAGCAAAG GTTGAAGATGACGTGAACGGTTCCATCCACGAAGTATACAACGAGTACAACGGCACTAACAGCAACGCACAGAGCCGCGCCATCGACTACGTTCAGAGACAG CTCCAGTGCTGCGGCATCCGCAATTACTCCGACTGGCAGTACACTCGCTGGTATGAAGCATCCAAGAACAACAGCGTGCCCATCAGCTGTTGTAACGGAAAAGTTGGGGGACTCTGCACAGGGTCCCTCACTCGACCTGAAGAACTTTAccaagaa GGATGTGAGGTTCTGGTTGTGAAGAAGTTAAAGGAAATTATGATGTACGTCATCTGGACTGCGTTGACGTTTGCCGGCATCCAG GTTCTGGGGATGTTGTCGGCGTGCGTCGTGCTGTGTCGCAGAAGAAGCGATCCAGCCTATCAGCTCCTCATGACAGGAGGCACCTACGCTTAA
- the si:dkey-24l11.2 gene encoding uncharacterized protein si:dkey-24l11.2 isoform X2 — MARKSSVSGILVDPNEDNKRNRNWMEWSAVLKSTSRGAVDSVSTSLYEKLTPIVSTNPFLCSLQPFDLKEIDIMVSFPDTYPQEIFTLDIPLDQELPLIMGRHVQQASLEWLQAKHATNQLLGKVELLFRPFLRWLDRSLEKLFTEGARQLKKDRELEKAGLQFIPYQDLLATACEKSDSDHPSDTASDAANEQEEAGDVAEAEGLGCDEEQREDEEDDATHLVENIKISDVRRGTEVRLLGLTLGENTATVVGLGVAVCLQCNRCKLMADLTLNGKTTCVAQCEKCSARISAAFRASMLHRYSDVLGYLDLQNAVPSDLVLQDCQFTVGCLGCSRESPLQNLCYGQTKEVNCENCHGKLSLLAESARFQYIQPRSNKTGPSASTVNLKTVRDPAVQKGKPLPEKGACKHYKQSHRWLRFPCCGRAYPCDVCHDEDQDHPMELASRMICGYCAKEQPYSNGKPCISCGSMMTRGPHTSHWEGGLGCRNKMKMSRNDRQKYANTNKTISKKASEKK, encoded by the exons ATGGCAAG AAAGTCCAGTGTCAGTGGCATCTTGGTtgaccctaatgaggacaacaAGCGCAATAGAAATTGGATGGAATGGAGTGCAGTACTTAAATCAACCAGCAGGGGCGCTGTTGATTCAGTCTCAACTAGTTTGTATGAGAAGCTGACTCCTATCGTCTCCACTAATCCATTCTTATGCTCTTTACAGCcttttgatttaaaagaaattgaCATCATGGTGAGCTTTCCCGACACTTACCCACAAGAG ATTTTCACCCTGGATATCCCACTGGATCAAGAGCTGCCGCTAATCATGGGAAG GCATGTCCAGCAAGCGTCACTGGAGTGGCTCCAGGCGAAGCATGCCACCAATCAACTGCTCGGAAAAGTGGAGCTGCTCTTCCGACCTTTTCTCCGCTGGCTCGATCGTAGTTTGGAGAAACTTTTTACGGAGGGAGCCAGGCAG TTAAAAAAGGACCGTGAGTTAGAAAAAGCCGGGCTGCAGTTCATACCTTACCAGGATCTGCTGGCAACGGCGTGTGAGAAATCAGACAGCGATCATCCGTCGGACACCGCCTCCGACGCTGCGAACGAGCAAGAAGAGGCCGGCGACGTGGCAGAAGCGGAGGGCTTAGGTTGCGATGAAGAGCAAcgagaggatgaggaggacgaCGCCACTCACCTGGTGGAAAACATTAAGATCAGCGACGTCCGCAGAGGCACCGAAGTCAGGCTGCTTGGGCTGACGCTGGGAGAGAACACGGCCACCGTCGTGGGCCTCGGCGTCGCCGTTTGTCTTCAGTGCAACAG GTGTAAATTGATGGCAGACCTGACGTTGAACGGGAAGACGACCTGCGTTGCTCAGTGCGAGAAGTGCAGTGCGAGAATCAGCGCCGCGTTCAGAGCCTCCATGCTGCACCGCTACAGTGACGTGTTGGGCTACTTGGACCTCCAAAATGCCGTTCCTTCCGACCTGGTGCTTCAAGACTGCCAATTCACCGTGGGCTGCCTCGGCTGCTCACGAGAGAGCCCGCTTCAG AACCTTTGCTACGGCCAAACAAAGGAGGTCAATTGTGAAAACTGCCACGGCAAGCTCAGTCTGCTGGCTGAGAGTGCCAGATTCCAATACATTCAGCCACGCAGCAACAAAACAG GTCCAAGTGCTTCAACTGTTAATTTGAAGACTGTAAGAGATCCAGCTGTTCAAAAGGGGAAACCACTACCAGAGAAAGGAGCTTGCAAGCATTACAAGCAGAGTCATCGCTGGCTCAG GTTTCCGTGTTGCGGCCGTGCTTACCCTTGCGACGTGTGCCATGATGAAGACCAGGACCATCCCATGGAGCTCGCCAGCAGGATGATCTGTGGCTACTGCGCTAAAGAGCAG CCGTACAGCAACGGGAAGCCTTGCATCAGCTGCGGCAGCATGATGACCAGAGGTCCTCACACTAGTCACTGGGAGGGAGGATTGGGCtgcagaaacaaaatgaaaatgtcaag aaacGATCGGCAGAAGTACGCCAACACAAACAAGACGATTTCAAAGAAGGCCAGTGAAAAGAAGTAG
- the pstpip1a gene encoding proline-serine-threonine phosphatase-interacting protein 1a isoform X2, protein MELEFKDAFWGGNFNSNLGYEAIIQRLNDGRRTCKDMEELFKMRASAEEKYGKELVAISRKVGGFYEICTLRTSIDEMKTQMEMIGNLHIHLSGLLKEEAKRIEQFREKQKEQRKRLEFIIEKVQKNKVSFYKKTIDSERHYEQRCREADEAEQTADKMRNASTATPKQIEKLSNKSKMCREAAEEAERQYKSNIDQLDQIRQEWELTHSNTCEVFQQQETERLKAMRNGLWQHCNHLSTQCVKADECYEGVRQILEKCDIIADMNSFVGIKGTGTNRPAPIEYQNYYERDATEVRNGSMGLVGGVMKKFSTLLQGNSLAGSSLSVHKDPIADGGDDYEDVYSDPLKIQGPQTSEQYKAMYEYVAQRADELSMSVGDAVLVIERGQDGWWMVRLYGQTGLVPGSYLAKE, encoded by the exons ATGGAGTTAGAATTTAAGGATGCCTTTTGG GGAGGGAACTTCAATAGCAACCTTGGCTATGAGGCCATCATCCAGAGACTAAACGATGGTCGGCGGACGTGCAAAGACATGGAGGAGCTGTTCAAAATGAG GGCATCCGCCGAGGAGAAATACGGCAAAGAGCTGGTGGCCATCTCACGCAAGGTTGGGGGGTTCTATGAAATCTG TACACTGAGAACGTCCattgatgaaatgaaaacgC aAATGGAAATGATAGGCAACTTGCACATTCATCTGTCCGGCCTCTTAAAGGAGGAGGCGAAAAGGATCGAGCAGTTTAGAGAGAAGCAGAAAGAGCAGAGAAAAagg CTTGAATTCATCATAGAGAAGGTCCAGAAGAACAAAGTATCATTCTACAAGAAAACGATAGAC TCTGAAAGACACTACGAGCAACGCTGCAGGGAGGCTGACGAGGCAGAGCAAACGGCTGACAAGATGAGAAACGCTTCCACAGCCACACCCAAGCAGATTGAGAAG CTGAGCAACAAATCTAAAATGTGCAGGGAAGCTGCAGAGGAGGCGG aGAGACAGTACAAATCCAACATTGATCAGCTGGACCAGATCCGTCAAGAATGGGAATTAACACACAGCAACACGTGTGAG GTGTTTCAACAACAGGAAACGGAGCGCCTGAAGGCCATGAGGAACGGCTTGTGGCAGCATTGTAACCATTTGTCCACGCAATGCGTGAAGGCCGATGAG TGTTATGAAGGGGTGAGGCAAATCTTGGAGAAGTGTGACATTATCGCTGACATGAACAGCTTTGTGGGGATTAAAGGCACCGGCACCAATCGTCCCG CTCCCATCGAATACCAAAACTACTACGAGAGGGATGCCACAGAAGTCCGAAATGGAAGCATGGGACTCGTAGGCGGCGTGATGAAAAA GTTTTCAACTCTCCTTCAAGGGAACTCTTTGGCTGGCTCCAGTCTGAGCGTTCATAAAGATCCTATTGCAGACGGTGGag ACGACTATGAAGATGTCTACAGCGACCCCCTCAAGATTCAAGGCCCCCAAACGAGCGAGCAGTACAAGGCGATGTACGAGTACGTGGCCCAG CGAGCCGACGAGCTCTCCATGTCTGTTGGGGACGCCGTGCTCGTCATTGAACGGGGCCAAGACGGCTGGTGGATGGTGCGGCTGTATGGCCAAACGGGACTGGTGCCGGGATCTTACCTTGCCAAAGAATGA
- the pstpip1a gene encoding proline-serine-threonine phosphatase-interacting protein 1a isoform X1 — MELEFKDAFWGGNFNSNLGYEAIIQRLNDGRRTCKDMEELFKMRASAEEKYGKELVAISRKVGGFYEICTLRTSIDEMKTQMEMIGNLHIHLSGLLKEEAKRIEQFREKQKEQRKRLEFIIEKVQKNKVSFYKKTIDSERHYEQRCREADEAEQTADKMRNASTATPKQIEKLSNKSKMCREAAEEAERQYKSNIDQLDQIRQEWELTHSNTCEVFQQQETERLKAMRNGLWQHCNHLSTQCVKADECYEGVRQILEKCDIIADMNSFVGIKGTGTNRPAPIEYQNYYERDATEVRNGSMGLVGGVMKKFSTLLQGNSLAGSSLSVHKDPIADGGATINSTDDYEDVYSDPLKIQGPQTSEQYKAMYEYVAQRADELSMSVGDAVLVIERGQDGWWMVRLYGQTGLVPGSYLAKE, encoded by the exons ATGGAGTTAGAATTTAAGGATGCCTTTTGG GGAGGGAACTTCAATAGCAACCTTGGCTATGAGGCCATCATCCAGAGACTAAACGATGGTCGGCGGACGTGCAAAGACATGGAGGAGCTGTTCAAAATGAG GGCATCCGCCGAGGAGAAATACGGCAAAGAGCTGGTGGCCATCTCACGCAAGGTTGGGGGGTTCTATGAAATCTG TACACTGAGAACGTCCattgatgaaatgaaaacgC aAATGGAAATGATAGGCAACTTGCACATTCATCTGTCCGGCCTCTTAAAGGAGGAGGCGAAAAGGATCGAGCAGTTTAGAGAGAAGCAGAAAGAGCAGAGAAAAagg CTTGAATTCATCATAGAGAAGGTCCAGAAGAACAAAGTATCATTCTACAAGAAAACGATAGAC TCTGAAAGACACTACGAGCAACGCTGCAGGGAGGCTGACGAGGCAGAGCAAACGGCTGACAAGATGAGAAACGCTTCCACAGCCACACCCAAGCAGATTGAGAAG CTGAGCAACAAATCTAAAATGTGCAGGGAAGCTGCAGAGGAGGCGG aGAGACAGTACAAATCCAACATTGATCAGCTGGACCAGATCCGTCAAGAATGGGAATTAACACACAGCAACACGTGTGAG GTGTTTCAACAACAGGAAACGGAGCGCCTGAAGGCCATGAGGAACGGCTTGTGGCAGCATTGTAACCATTTGTCCACGCAATGCGTGAAGGCCGATGAG TGTTATGAAGGGGTGAGGCAAATCTTGGAGAAGTGTGACATTATCGCTGACATGAACAGCTTTGTGGGGATTAAAGGCACCGGCACCAATCGTCCCG CTCCCATCGAATACCAAAACTACTACGAGAGGGATGCCACAGAAGTCCGAAATGGAAGCATGGGACTCGTAGGCGGCGTGATGAAAAA GTTTTCAACTCTCCTTCAAGGGAACTCTTTGGCTGGCTCCAGTCTGAGCGTTCATAAAGATCCTATTGCAGACGGTGGag CGACGATTAACTCCACAGACGACTATGAAGATGTCTACAGCGACCCCCTCAAGATTCAAGGCCCCCAAACGAGCGAGCAGTACAAGGCGATGTACGAGTACGTGGCCCAG CGAGCCGACGAGCTCTCCATGTCTGTTGGGGACGCCGTGCTCGTCATTGAACGGGGCCAAGACGGCTGGTGGATGGTGCGGCTGTATGGCCAAACGGGACTGGTGCCGGGATCTTACCTTGCCAAAGAATGA
- the ch25hl1.1 gene encoding cholesterol 25-hydroxylase-like protein 1, member 1, which yields MLNMSEVPLRPLTFSRSDPLLQPLWNHLLMHHRPLISSPFLPVLLAFSSYVVFSTPFAVMDLLGERAPLFHKYKIQPGRRPTLGMMARSFQTSLFNHIFFVLPSVLVSMFILPPPALPQEAPALLEVFIDGLALLLVFDTQYYIWHVVHHKHVQLYRCVHAVHHEYSAPFSWSTEQLSIPELMTVGLWSNQDPILLKCHPLTTWCITVLSIWMSVEDHIGYDLPWGLNRLVPFGLLGGAPAHDMHHQRPSSNYAPFFSHWDKIFGTAVPLRKKN from the coding sequence ATGTTGAACATGAGTGAGGTGCCCCTGCGTCCTCTCACCTTCAGCCGTTCCGATCCTCTCCTGCAGCCTCTCTGGAACCATCTGCTCATGCACCACCGGCCTCTTATCTCATCTCCTTTTTTGCCGGTCCTGCTGGCTTTTTCCAGCTACGTCGTCTTCAGTACGCCTTTTGCCGTCATGGACTTGCTGGGAGAAAGAGCGCCTTTGtttcacaaatacaaaatccaGCCAGGAAGGCGGCCCACGCTCGGAATGATGGCAAGGAGCTTCCAGACGTCTCTTTTTAACCACATTTTCTTCGTTTTGCCGAGTGTGCTGGTCAGCATGTTCATCTTACCTCCGCCGGCGTTGCCTCAGGAAGCTCCCGCGCTCCTGGAGGTTTTCATCGACGGTCTGGCTCTTCTTCTCGTCTTTGACACCCAGTACTACATCTGGCACGTCGTACACCACAAACACGTGCAGCTGTACCGCTGTGTCCACGCCGTTCATCACGAATACTCGGCTCCTTTCTCCTGGTCCACCGAGCAGCTCAGCATCCCGGAACTGATGACGGTGGGACTGTGGAGCAACCAAGACCCCATTCTGCTCAAATGTCACCCGCTGACCACTTGGTGCATCACGGTGCTTAGTATCTGGATGTCTGTGGAGGACCACATAGGCTACGACCTACCGTGGGGTCTCAATCGCTTGGTACCCTTCGGCTTACTGGGGGGAGCGCCTGCTCATGACATGCACCATCAGAGGCCAAGTAGCAATTATGCTCCCTTTTTTAGCCACTGGGATAAAATCTTTGGCACTGCTGTCCcgctcaggaaaaaaaactga
- the rcn2 gene encoding reticulocalbin-2 gives MAPSTVTTVVLLGLQLMLVQSAHHHSEHDMNVLLGEKDSEDLKKSSPDVQRQKMLEIVKKMDKNADKHLSTEEIALWIQQVYRKYAMEDAEERFGEFDTDKDGVVSWEEYNMATHDKLLDFDESTVMDDPEQESLKHLHLKERRRFNFADLDGTPGLNVTEFLAFTHPSEVDHMADFAIEDVLSDYDTDQDGLISLKEFIGDIRREEDNPSQWEIEESVRFKDLYDQDKDGKLNREEQLRWIAPNSYGAAREEALHLIKEMDQDGDERISEAEVLQNQEIFINSEVTDYGRHLQLSHDEL, from the exons ATGGCGCCCTCTACTGTGACAACGGTGGTGTTGCTTGGCCTTCAGTTGATGTTGGTACAAAGCGCTCACCATCATTCTGAACATGACATGAATGTCTTGCTGGGAGAGAAG GACTCTGAGGACTTAAAGAAATCAAGTCCAGACGTGCAGAGACAGAAGATGTTGGAAATTGTGAAGAAGATGGACAAAAATGCTGACAAACACCTAAGCACAG AGGAGATTGCTCTATGGATTCAGCAAGTGTACCGAAAATATGCCATGGAAGACGCAGAGGAGCGCTTTGGCGAATTTGACACCGACAAAGACGGTGTCGTTTCGTGGGAGGAGTACAACATGGCCACTCATGACAAGCTCTTGGATTTTGATGAAAGCACCGTCATGGACGATCCGGAGCAAGAGTCTCTGAAACAT CTCCACCTCAAGGAGAGGAGGCGCTTCAATTTCGCTGACCTGGACGGTACGCCCGGCCTCAATGTAACTGAGTTCCTGGCCTTCACCCACCCGTCTGAAGTGGACCATATGGCT GATTTTGCAATTGAGGACGTGCTGAGTGACTACGACACTGATCAAGATGGACTGATCAGTCTGAAGGAATTCATTGGTGATATTCGACGTGAAG aggACAACCCTTCCCAGTGGGAGATTGAGGAAAGCGTGCGCTTCAAGGACCTCTACGATCAAGACAAGGACGGCAAGCTGAATCGCGAGGAGCAACTCCGCTGGATTGCGCCCAACAGCTACGGCGCTGCTCGGGAAGAA GCCCTTCACCTGATTAAGGAGATGGACCAGGATGGAGATGAGCGGATCTCAGAGGCTGAAGTCTTGCAAAACCAAGAGATTTTCATCAACAGCGAAGTGACAGACTACGGCAGACACCTGCAGTTGTCGCATGACGAACTCTAA
- the si:dkey-24l11.2 gene encoding uncharacterized protein si:dkey-24l11.2 isoform X1 — MENGDGGETCEPKTQQPCRFFSQGRRCFFGAKCKYLHTRSDHKEVIPTPCQVDVQSSPPVGLEGNGVITPKPKASSGAGRRACRYFLSGHCAMEDRCRYWHPPQFPSMGDRAEPAEQTGLMQMRAPAPNVLQEVKLCNLTEDVAAQLRDTEIKQLKRRIPKDRLIIQERSDGKVTYYRVTVEATDPDWPFDLKEIDIMVSFPDTYPQEIFTLDIPLDQELPLIMGRHVQQASLEWLQAKHATNQLLGKVELLFRPFLRWLDRSLEKLFTEGARQLKKDRELEKAGLQFIPYQDLLATACEKSDSDHPSDTASDAANEQEEAGDVAEAEGLGCDEEQREDEEDDATHLVENIKISDVRRGTEVRLLGLTLGENTATVVGLGVAVCLQCNRCKLMADLTLNGKTTCVAQCEKCSARISAAFRASMLHRYSDVLGYLDLQNAVPSDLVLQDCQFTVGCLGCSRESPLQNLCYGQTKEVNCENCHGKLSLLAESARFQYIQPRSNKTGPSASTVNLKTVRDPAVQKGKPLPEKGACKHYKQSHRWLRFPCCGRAYPCDVCHDEDQDHPMELASRMICGYCAKEQPYSNGKPCISCGSMMTRGPHTSHWEGGLGCRNKMKMSRNDRQKYANTNKTISKKASEKK, encoded by the exons ATGGAGAATGGTGATGGAGGGGAGACGTGTGAGCCAAAGACACAGCAGCCCTGTCGCTTCTTCTCTCAGGGAAGACGCTGTTTCTTTGGGGCCAAGTGTAAATATTTACACACAAGATCTGATCACAAAGAAGTAATCCCGACTCCCTGCCAGGTGGACGTCCAATCCTCCCCCCCTGTAGGACTGGAAGGAAATGGTGTCATCACTCCCAAGCCCAAAGCGTCCTCAGGAGCAGGACGCCGCGCCTGCCGCTACTTTTTGTCAGGGCACTGCGCAATGGAGGACAGGTGTCGCTACTGGCATCCACCGCAGTTCCCCTCAATGGGGGACCGGGCGGAACCGGCAGAGCAGACCGGTTTGATGCAAATGAGAGCACCTGCGCCAAATGTCCTCCAGGAGGTCAAACTGTGCAATCTAACAGAAGATGTTGCCGCACAACTTCGGGACACAGAGATCAAGCAGCTAAAGAGGCGTATTCCCAAAGATCGTCTTATCATTCAAGAGCGAAGCGATGGCAAGGTTACGTATTACAGGGTCACTGTGGAAGCCACTGATCCAGACTGG CcttttgatttaaaagaaattgaCATCATGGTGAGCTTTCCCGACACTTACCCACAAGAG ATTTTCACCCTGGATATCCCACTGGATCAAGAGCTGCCGCTAATCATGGGAAG GCATGTCCAGCAAGCGTCACTGGAGTGGCTCCAGGCGAAGCATGCCACCAATCAACTGCTCGGAAAAGTGGAGCTGCTCTTCCGACCTTTTCTCCGCTGGCTCGATCGTAGTTTGGAGAAACTTTTTACGGAGGGAGCCAGGCAG TTAAAAAAGGACCGTGAGTTAGAAAAAGCCGGGCTGCAGTTCATACCTTACCAGGATCTGCTGGCAACGGCGTGTGAGAAATCAGACAGCGATCATCCGTCGGACACCGCCTCCGACGCTGCGAACGAGCAAGAAGAGGCCGGCGACGTGGCAGAAGCGGAGGGCTTAGGTTGCGATGAAGAGCAAcgagaggatgaggaggacgaCGCCACTCACCTGGTGGAAAACATTAAGATCAGCGACGTCCGCAGAGGCACCGAAGTCAGGCTGCTTGGGCTGACGCTGGGAGAGAACACGGCCACCGTCGTGGGCCTCGGCGTCGCCGTTTGTCTTCAGTGCAACAG GTGTAAATTGATGGCAGACCTGACGTTGAACGGGAAGACGACCTGCGTTGCTCAGTGCGAGAAGTGCAGTGCGAGAATCAGCGCCGCGTTCAGAGCCTCCATGCTGCACCGCTACAGTGACGTGTTGGGCTACTTGGACCTCCAAAATGCCGTTCCTTCCGACCTGGTGCTTCAAGACTGCCAATTCACCGTGGGCTGCCTCGGCTGCTCACGAGAGAGCCCGCTTCAG AACCTTTGCTACGGCCAAACAAAGGAGGTCAATTGTGAAAACTGCCACGGCAAGCTCAGTCTGCTGGCTGAGAGTGCCAGATTCCAATACATTCAGCCACGCAGCAACAAAACAG GTCCAAGTGCTTCAACTGTTAATTTGAAGACTGTAAGAGATCCAGCTGTTCAAAAGGGGAAACCACTACCAGAGAAAGGAGCTTGCAAGCATTACAAGCAGAGTCATCGCTGGCTCAG GTTTCCGTGTTGCGGCCGTGCTTACCCTTGCGACGTGTGCCATGATGAAGACCAGGACCATCCCATGGAGCTCGCCAGCAGGATGATCTGTGGCTACTGCGCTAAAGAGCAG CCGTACAGCAACGGGAAGCCTTGCATCAGCTGCGGCAGCATGATGACCAGAGGTCCTCACACTAGTCACTGGGAGGGAGGATTGGGCtgcagaaacaaaatgaaaatgtcaag aaacGATCGGCAGAAGTACGCCAACACAAACAAGACGATTTCAAAGAAGGCCAGTGAAAAGAAGTAG
- the kti12 gene encoding protein KTI12 homolog, producing the protein MPLIVMCGYPCSGKTRRAEELKLYFEQNTDRKVHIVGDSSLAAEKNAVYADSQKEKQVRAALKAEVERKVNKDDIVILDSLNYIKGYRYELFCLVKHAQTPHCLVYCLTSDDVSLAWNNSRDAEEQYTQDILNALIQRFEAPDSRNRWDSPLFNILQDDTTPFEAIADALFKRKAPPPNQSTRNQPLSSANFLYELDKTTQDVLTAIFNAQKTSVPGDRIPVPGTTEKIEFTRSVNMAELRKFRRQFISYSKMHPTENTGQISNMFVQYLNKSLH; encoded by the exons ATGCCTTTAATAGTTATGTGTGGTTATCCGTGCAGTGGTAAAACGCGGAGGGCAGAGGaattaaaattatattttgaacAAAACACGGACAGAAAGGTTCACATTGTGGGAGACTCTTCCCTGGCAGCTGAGAAGAACGCCGTGTATGCAG ATtctcaaaaggaaaaacaagtcaGAGCTGCCCTGAAAGCTGAAGTGGAGAG GAAAGTCAACAAGGATGACATTGTTATATTGGATTCCTTAAACTACATTAAAG GCTACCGCTATGAGCTTTTCTGTCTCGTAAAACATGCACAGACGCCACACTGCCTG gtgtaTTGTTTGACATCAGATGATGTGAGCTTGGCGTGGAACAACAGTAGAGATGCGGAAGAGCAATACACACAGGACAT CTTGAACGCATTAATTCAGCGGTTTGAAGCACCAGACTCAAGAAATCGGTGGGACAGTCCACTTTTCAACATCCTCCAAGATGACACGACTCCATTTGAAGCCATCGCAGACGCACTCTTCAAAAGGAAAGCACCGCCACCCAACCAATCCACTCGAAAC CAACCACTCTCATCTGCAAACTTCCTGTATGAGTTAGACAAGACCACACAGGATGTGTTAACG GCCATTTTCAATGCACAGAAGACAAGCGTTCCTGGAGACCGCATCCCAGTTCCAGGCACAACAGAGaaa ATCGAGTTTACCAGGAGCGTCAACATGGCCGAGCTGCGCAAATTCCGGCGTCAGTTCATCAGCTACAGCAAGATGCACCCGACCGAGAACACGGGTCAGATATCCAACATGTTTGTACAGTATTTAAATAAGAGTCTCCATTGA